A stretch of the Aphis gossypii isolate Hap1 chromosome 2, ASM2018417v2, whole genome shotgun sequence genome encodes the following:
- the LOC114119894 gene encoding A disintegrin and metalloproteinase with thrombospondin motifs adt-1-like, translating into MQLLFELFFILWILQPLKSVKINETNLIEHLTPSEWRHFVGPNASQHFGVTYLNPSMLKIGLVNFTSDKLDRYFQLDLKKNDDLFDDKFVILKRKNGKSEIIDDEWNDTGCYYHSFSPHVAAVDVCNGLRGILKSNEDDFYAISPLPERFHGLDETPHVIVRIENAAKLKDSLGKFIAVNENSKLPKIRSKRGIWSPSVLNLEIAIFVDQDLYRLMAINFESNTEKEIIRFVLAMVNAVDLLYHDPSLGRQINFILKRLEILHSDPEGLTRSNDIDRFLSNFCKWQQTENPPLDSDPLHWDHAVILTGLDLFVTGKNGKISNQVVGLAPVAGMCTKTSSCTVNEGRHFESVYVVAHEIGHNLGMRHDGTSSDNNCDPTSYLMSPTLGSGKITWSTCSHEYLEKFLQSSQAGCLFDDSGTSVYMDHKQHGRLPGERFDAREQCLLKYGRGSEHATSQDLSEVCRDLHCQRDRYTWTSHPALEGTLCGPNKWCRSGRCVHKGLSALQAGFAPHQSIDGGWSDWQPYSDCASSCLLGDKNDLNSGSTGIMTSLRRCNNPRPENSGKLCSGGDQKYKSCSTEQCTNAPQLTLKDFANEICLRAKEYDVELLGTGYQKISSDPKDACTVWCYKEKGGTKSRGWSFPDGTTCKLNKNKESTYCIGGYCKEFVCDKSSSPDTLYIEEVKKCEVNEPPVNRLRPPSKPLPLLPAESSIVGWKWQPISVCHYSCMVPGVGLKLVEGKMCKTCEPVMSIKICRPQKEQCKMGLKSVVDYATSICTKYGQKVQRLSGLGMQLSSVPEDMDRPCRLACQDQTVQHRFYIVNGEVGWFPFGTDCARGDPDRQAFCLSGKCLDFGSDNMPLSLDELTPHNNFSSNRIKRSLSTENSDYTLEQIIQSFFNINRDKKKPIIDHDMISLDFENPVEIHNT; encoded by the exons attaaCGAAACGAATCTAATTGAACATTTAACACCATCGGAATGGAGACATTTCGTTGGACCCAATGCAA GTCAACATTTTGGCGTAACTTACTTAAATCCAAGTATGCTGAAAATTGGACTGGTCAATTTTACGTCTGATAAGTTGGATCGTTATTTTCAattagatttgaaaaaaaatgacgatTTATTTGACGACAAATTTGTCattctaaaaagaaaaaatgggaAATCGGAAATAATAGATGATGAATGGAATGATACGGGTTGTTATTACCATAGCTTTTCCCCCCATGTGGCTGCAGTTGATGTCTGCAATGgatta AGGGGAATTCTTAAATCAAATGAGGATGATTTTTATGCCATAAGCCCATTACCAGAACGATTTCATGGTTTAGATGAAACACCACACGTAATTGTCCGAATAGAAAATGCAGCGAAGTTAAAAGATTCTCTTGGTAAATTTATCGCCGTGaatgaaaatagtaaattacctAAAATTCGATCAAAAAGAGGTATTTGGTCACCATCTGTGTTGAATCTGGAAATAGCCATTTTTGTAGACCAAGACCTTTATAGACTCATGGCcattaattttgaatcaaacaccgaaaaagaaattattcgATTTGTTTTGGCTATGGTCAACGCT GTTGATTTGTTGTACCACGACCCTTCGTTAGGtcgtcaaattaattttattttaaaaagactaGAGATTCTTCATTCGGATCCCGAAGGTCTGACTAGGTCTAATGATATAGACCGATTCCTAAGCAATTTTTGTAAATGGCAACAGACGGAAAATCCACCTCTAGATTCGGATCCTCTGCATTGGGATCATGCCGTTATATTGACTGGCCTTGATTTGTTTGTGACCGGAAAGAATGGTAAAATCAGTAACCAAGTGGTAG gtcTCGCTCCAGTCGCTGGTATGTGTACGAAAACTAGCAGTTGTACTGTAAATGAAGGTCGTCATTTTGAAAGCGTTTACGTGGTTGCACATGAGATTGGTCATAA TTTAGGAATGCGGCATGATGGAACTTCATCAGACAACAATTGTGATCCAACAAGTTACTTGATGTCACCGACCCTGGGAAGTGGTAAGATTACATGGTCCACGTGTAGCCACGAGTACCTGGAGAAGTTTTTACA GAGCTCACAAGCAGGATGCTTATTTGACGACAGTGGAACTTCTGTATATATGGATCATAAACAACACGGTCGTTTGCCTGGTGAGCGGTTCGATGCACGCGAACAATGTCTGCTTAAATATGGACGAGGAAGTGAACATGCTACTAGTCAAGATTTAAGTGAGGTTTGTCGAGATTTACATTGCCAAAGGGATCGATATACATGGACTTCGCATCCTGCATTAGAAGGAACTCTATGTGGCCCAAATAAA tggtGTAGAAGTGGTCGATGTGTTCATAAAGGTTTGTCCGCTCTTCAAGCTGGATTTGCACCACATCAAAGTATCGATGGTGGATGGAGTGATTGGCAACCGTACTCAGATTGTGCTTCATCATGTTTGCTGGGTGATAAAAATGATCTAAATAGCGGTAGCACCGGCATAATGACCTCGTTAAGAAGATGCAACAATCCCag gCCAGAAAATAGTGGTAAATTATGTTCAGGTGGTGATCAAAAGTACAAATCGTGTTCCACAGAACaa TGTACAAATGCACCACAGCTTACTCTTAAAGACTTCGCTAATGAGATATGTTTAAGAGCTAAGGAATACGATGTGGAACTTCTGGGAACtggttatcaaaaaattagtTCAGATC ctaaAGATGCCTGTACCGTTTGGTGTTATAAAGAAAAAGGAGGTACAAAAAGTCGGGGTTGGTCTTTTCCAGATGGAACAACATGTAaactaaataagaataaagaaTCTACTTATTGTATTGGTGGTTATTGTAAG GAATTCGTTTGCGACAAATCATCTTCTCCAGATACACTGTATATTGAAGAggtaaaaaaatgtgaagTAAATGAACCACCAGTAAATCGGTTGAGACCGCCTTCAAAACCGTTGCCGCTTTTGCCTGCGGAGTCCAGTATTGTTGGATGGAAATGGCAGCCAATTTCTGTGTGCCACTATAGTTGTATGGTTCCGGGCGTCGGACTTAAGCTGGTTGAAGGTAAAATGTGCAAGACGTGTGAACCAGTCATGAGCATAAAAATTTGTCGCCCACAAAAAGAA CAATGCAAAATGGGTTTGAAATCTGTAGTAGATTATGCAACTTCAATTTGTACTAAATATGGTCAAAAAGTGCAGAGACTTTCTGGTTTAGGAATGCAACTGTCATCAGTGCCAG AGGATATGGATAGACCATGTAGACTTGCATGTCAAGATCAAACGGTGCAGCACaggttttatattgttaatggtGAAGTTGGATGGTTTCCATTCGGTACGGATTGTGCTCGAGGAGATCCGGACCGGCAGGCATTTTGTTTGAGTGGAAAATGTTTG GATTTTGGATCCGATAACATGCCACTATCGTTAGATGAATTGACACCGCACAATAATTTCAGTTCAAATCGTATAAAAAGAAGTTTGTCAACGGAGAATAGCGATTATACTTTAGAACAGATCATACAATCTTTCTTCAATATAAATAGAG ataAGAAAAAACCAATTATAGACCATGACATGATATCGCTAGACTTTGAAAATCCTGtagaaatacataatacgtgA